The segment GCTCCGCGCTGGGCAATGCCACCGTTCTAACGGTGGGCGCAGCGGCGGAGACCGTATTGCAATTTTCCTTTCTGGTGATTGCCGGACGGCAGCTTGGACCTGAAGAGTTCGGCTTCTACGGCTATCTGCTGTCGATTGTAACCATGGCCGTCGCCCTCGCGCACTTCGGGCTTCCCGTCGTCGGCGTGCGGGAACTGGCGCAGCGCCCGGACAATGAGCATTCCACGCTGGCGGCGATCTTCCGCATTCGCGCGCTGCTTTCTGTGACAATCTTCGCGGCGGCGTTCTTCACCGCGCTGGTCTCGCCGGTCACTCCCACGCACCGCGTCGCGGTCTGGCTGACGTTCGCCTATCTGCTCTTTGTGCCCTTCGACTTATCGCTGCTGTTTGATGCCCGCAAACTCTCGCGCTGGGACGTTCCCGGCAAACTGGCGGGGCGGCTGGTGTCGGTTGGATTGCTGATGTTGCTCTGGCAAGTAAAGGGCACTGTCACGGTCGTGGATGTGGCGCTGTGTTCTTCGGTGCTGATGCTGGTCAGCGTGTCCGTAGGCTGGCAGGTTGGCCGCAAACTATCCTTGCCGCTGCGCTGGCTTGTGCCCACCACCGAGACGTGGAGGCTGATACGCGCGTCCGCGCCGGTGCTCTGGTCCAATGGGATGACCATCGCCTTTACTCAGAGTCAGGTGATTCTGCTCAAGTGGCTCTCGACCGCGCTGGAGACCGGCTACTACTCTCTGGCCAGCCGTTTGATGATGCCGGTGCTGGTGTTTCGCGGTGTGCTTTATCGCGTGATGCTGCCGCTGGTGTCGGAAGTGGCGCTGGACCGTGCCGCGTTGACTGCGCGGCTCGAACGGCTGCTGATGGTGCTGGCGTTGATCTTCATGCCCGCGGTAGCGCTGGCAATTCCCGTGGCGGAAGTGATTCTTGTGCCGGTCTTCGGACCGGAATACGCCGGCGCGGTGCTGCCGTTTCAGATCAGCGTGAGTGTGCTCTGGCTGACCGGCATGGGCGCGATGTTCGGAACATCGCTCTTGGCATCGGGCGACGCCAAGACTCCCACCATCGGCCTGACGTGGGGCTGCACCCTGAGCCTGATCTTCGCGGCGCTGACCGTTCCGCGCTACGGGGCTACGGGCGCGGCGTGGTCATCGTGTCTGGGCGAACTGGTCTCCGTAGCGTACACGCTGCCCCGATTTCTCAAACAGTGCCGTCCGCAGATTATGGGCCGGCTGCTGCGCGTGGCCTTCACCTCGCTGTGCGGCACCGCGCTCTATTATGGTCTGCATCTGACCGTTTCCGTTCCTAAGGCAGCCGCGCTGGGAATTGCGTGTGTCGCCTTGCTGATGGGGCTGAGGCTCATCGGAGAGATTTCTCCCGCCGGATTGCGCTCGCTGTTTTCCCTCTTCCGCAAGCCTTCCGCCAACACGGCGGAAAAGCAGCCGGTGGATCTCTAAGCCTGCACCCTGTTCTCCGTTTTTTGATCGTGTGGGGCATCGTCATTATCGTGCTCGTTCAACCTTGAGGCATAGCCTTGCATTCTCCAAATTTTGACCGGTTGGCCGGCGTGCGCCGCAACCGGCGATTCCGCAACCTTTGGATGGGTCTTGCCATCACCAGTTTCTTCTTTATTGCGATTTTCGGGATCGACCCGATGGTCAGCTCGACGCCACCTAAAGTGGCGCTGCTCGCCGTTCTCGGCGGGTTAC is part of the bacterium genome and harbors:
- a CDS encoding oligosaccharide flippase family protein: MVAQPTPAPSRSALGNATVLTVGAAAETVLQFSFLVIAGRQLGPEEFGFYGYLLSIVTMAVALAHFGLPVVGVRELAQRPDNEHSTLAAIFRIRALLSVTIFAAAFFTALVSPVTPTHRVAVWLTFAYLLFVPFDLSLLFDARKLSRWDVPGKLAGRLVSVGLLMLLWQVKGTVTVVDVALCSSVLMLVSVSVGWQVGRKLSLPLRWLVPTTETWRLIRASAPVLWSNGMTIAFTQSQVILLKWLSTALETGYYSLASRLMMPVLVFRGVLYRVMLPLVSEVALDRAALTARLERLLMVLALIFMPAVALAIPVAEVILVPVFGPEYAGAVLPFQISVSVLWLTGMGAMFGTSLLASGDAKTPTIGLTWGCTLSLIFAALTVPRYGATGAAWSSCLGELVSVAYTLPRFLKQCRPQIMGRLLRVAFTSLCGTALYYGLHLTVSVPKAAALGIACVALLMGLRLIGEISPAGLRSLFSLFRKPSANTAEKQPVDL